In Desulfomonile tiedjei, the DNA window GATACCTGCTGAAATCGCCTCATCAATCAGGTCGTACATTTTGTCCACGTCAAAACGTTTGCCCAGCAGATGCACCGTGGGCTGATGAGCAGACTCCACGCCCCAGAAAAGGCTAAAACAGCCGGCATTCTTTACTTTCCTCAACAGGTCCGGAGTGAAGCCGTTGACCTTTGCGTAAGAGTACCAACGGATGTCCGGGAGGACCTCGGCCAATCTGTCGCACAGTTCTGCAAGGCGCCGCGGGTTGCCGTTAATCGACGCGTCGGCAAATTGAAAAAGGCTTGTGCGGTACTTCTTGGAAAGACCTGAGAGTTCTGCAACCACTTTGTCCACGGATTTCACGTCATATCGGTCAACAAGACGGCCGGTGCAAAACGTGCACCTGGAAGGACATCCTTTAGAGATACGATACGGCAGAAAGAAGGTTTGCTCGCCTGTCAAAGGGTGGTTGTATCGGTACCGATGGAGGTCCAATCCCTCGAAATCAGGTGCACGCTCTTCTTCCGCGGCAAGGCGGGACCGAGGCGCCTGAAACAGATTCCCTTTATCGAAGAAGATTATACCGGGGATATCTCCCTTGGAGGCCAGGCTTGTCTCCTGATGAAGTCTGTGGAGCATCAACAACGGGACCTCACCGCTGCCCTTAACCCAGTAGTCAGCCTGCCCGTATGGGACAAACGACTTCACCGGTTTGATGGTGATAAAAGGACCGCCGAAAACTATGACCGCATCGGGGTTGACTTTGCGGATGTACCTCGCAAGGAGCAGCGAAGCCCAGAACTGATGATAGGCCACGATGGAGAAGGCGTAAATCCCGGCGCCTTGAATCAACCGGCTGCCGTACTTTTCCACAAATGCTGCGAGTCCCTGATGCGACCCTCCTCCGTCAAGGACCCCAAAGAAATCTCTGTCCGAAAAGGTCTTCTCGGGGTTGTGATAATCAATATCCTCCTCCGCGTCGAACAGGTATTCCATGAGGAAATCGTATTGAACCGTCGGAACGGAATGTTCCTTGAGAAATGCGTACAGAACCGCCATGCCGTAAGGCATGAACTTTGTTTGAAGGTAGCGTTTGCTGATCGCGGGTGGATGAATCAGCACGACGCGAGGGTCCTTTGGAGACCGGTTCGGGCATGCTCCGTAGGTAATGATATCCTCCAGCAATGCCGCGCCATACCGGTGCGCGGTCAAATCAGGAATAATCCGGTAGAACGAACACGAACCCGACAAAGGTCAAGTTCGTGGCACCCCCAGCCCGATGTGGATTGGGTGCCGGGTGCCACTGACCTGGTTTCCAGGTCAGTGCTGATTTCGTTTCTAACTGATTCTCTCTGTTCGGAAGCAACAGGTGTCAGTCAGGTTCTCCCACACGGGGAGCATCAGGCCTTTCAGGTTCCCCCGGCTTTGGGATCGTCACAGCAAGGCGTCTGCGGCGAACTAGCCTCAAGAGCTGACGGCCTTGTTCTCCGCGCGCCGTCAACTTTCTTCCAAAGGACCCGAATGATCAAACCCGCAAGAATTGCCGCCGCGAGCCATTCCAGCCAGACAGGGACGAGTTCGCCCGCGGAGGCTCCCGCTGCTACCTTTGCCGAGATCCCCAACCATGCATAGATAAGATCCAGGACAAAGGCCGCCACCATGGTGCAAATCACGATTGACCCCAAGTAGATGCCCAGGGTACGCCTTCCGAGTATGCCTCCCACCATGGCAATGGTGGCCATATTGGTCGCCGGCCCGGCCATGAGCAGCACAAGCGCTGCTCCGGGGCTCATTCCCTTAAGGATCAAGGCCGCGGCGACAGGAGTTGACATTGAAGCGCAAATATACATGGGGAGGCTCACAGCCAGCATGCCCAAATACGCGAGAAACCCTGATCCCAGATTTGCAGAGACAAACGATTCCGGTACCAGAGCATTTATGATGCCGGCCAAAAGAATTCCAAGAATAAACCATCCAGCGAGATCGTTCATCAGCTCGTCAAAGGCGAACCGAAATCCGGCCACCAGTTTTTCAGTCGCAGTATGGTGTTTAGCGTGCTCGCTTGGAGTGCAATCTGTCCCGTCGCAACAAGCGTCAACGAGGCAGGTTCGGTATGCTTCAATGTCTCGCCCCCTCTGGTAGGTTCCACCGGCAAAATTCTCGACGAGCCCCGCGGCCAGTGCGGTAACAAACGCGGTGAACGGTCTCATCACCGTAATTATGGGGTCCAGGAGAGAATAGGTGAGCGCAATGGAGTCTACCCCGCTTTCCGGCGTGGATATAAGAAACGACAGGCATGCTCCGTTGTTCGCGCCCTGTTTCTTCAGGCCCGCAACTGCGGGCACCACCCCGCATGATCAGAGCGGAATGGGAATGCCCAGCAACGACGCGTACAGTACAGATTTGAATCGGCCGCGCCGAAAATAGTGGCTGACCGAATCCGGAGTGATGTACACGCGCATGATCCCGGCGATGCCTAAGCCGAACAGGATGTACAACGCTGCTTCGCGAAAAACTTGCCATGACGCGGAGAGAATTTCGACAATGAGTTCCATAAGCTAATAATAACACAGCCAGGCCATAAAGCCATAAACCCGCCTATAGTAGTTCTCGAAAGTAACCACAGACGAATTTGCTGGTGTCCCGCCAGCGCGGGACGAACTCATTCGGGAAGAGTTTTTGGGAAAATCTATTGTAGTGCCTTCTGTCAAGCGATCCCTTCTGTATTGGGTGCCACGGACCTGGGTTTTACCAGGTCCGTGCTTCCTGCCAGTTCTATCGCCACGATAACTCGGAAGATTCCCGGCCTTATCGTACCATCGGCTCGCTTTTCAATTTGGAGGTTAATACGCGGGACGACCTTACCGTTTTCCAGAAACGCCGGCACGGACCTGGCGGAGCCCAGGTCCGTGGCACCCGGGAGTCAATCCGTGGCAACTGTCGAGAGTGGCAATGACCGCGCCAAACTTACAAGATGGATTCAAGGGCCGGATTCCGGAACTGCGCGAACACTCAAGCGGAGTTACTTCTTAAGGGGACGGGCTTGGAACAAAGCAAGAAATTATGTGTTTATTTTTGCGAGGGGGTACTATTCATCTTTTCCATCTTGGATGCTATGGCTGTCAACTTCGCTTCCAGATTGTTGAGGCGAGTCTGGACAGCGGCATTGACTCTGGCTTGCTCCTGGGGCTCCGCCGCTGCTGCAGGCTGTCGGAGATTCTGCTTAAGCTCGCCGAGTTCCATCTTGATGCCTTGCAGGTTTTTCACTACAGCCCTGTCATTGTCTATGAATGCCTGGGAATAATTCTGGATGGACCGTCCCACATCCTCGCCCTTTTTTCCAAGGTCCGCCATCAGGCCGTCGGATTTACGTTCCATCCTTTCGGCGCTGTTGGCCATGCGCGCGGTACTGCTCACCATGATAGGCATCCCCGATGCCATGACGCCCATGTAGTGGACCATGGAATCCATGTTGGACTGGATCTTGTTCACATCAGGGAGGATGCGCGCGCACCCGCACGCAACAAGAACAAACGAGGCCGCCAAAAGCTTCAGGAGGTTCTTCTTCACGGCTGAATTCCTCTGATCGGGCTGTTCGCCCTTTCATCAGGACATTAAATTTGAGATTTCACGACCACCCGGCCCTACGGTCTGCTTCGTGGGCAAGAGCCTATGTGGCCTCCAATCCCGTAATCACCCTCTCCAGTTGAAGGTCCCGAATTTTTCGGGGTCCATTACCCCTTCGGGTATCTCGATTCCGAACACGGCGCTATCCTGCCTTAGCTGTATCCGGATATTCTTATCGGGGATAAGTATTTCTTCCTCCCTGGGAAATTCTTTGCCTTGGTCGGTCTTGAAGAATTCCACCACTCGGAAGATCCTTTTCACCGTCCCCGCGGAATCCACCTGTTGTGACTTGACTACCAGAAGGTCATTCTTGGAGACCCACAGAAGGCGCTCACCAGCTCCGTTAGGAAGCTTCACCCGGATCACGTAACAGTCCCGGCCATCCAGTGCTTCCTCTCTCACGATTTCAGGCGCGTCGCCGCCCTTCGGCATGAAGCCCTGAATATCTTCCATGGTGAGCCCTGTGCCGCCAATATCCGCTGACGGCTCGTCAACAGCCAAGGGTACAGTCCGTCCTGTCGCCGGTAGATACATGAGTGCCTTTGGGTCCTGGCCGTCCTTTACGAGCAGAAGGAAGCGCATTCCTTTGGATTCCGGCGGAGCGTCGAAATCTACAAAGATGTGGGCCGCCCCCTGGTCAATTCGGGCCATCAACCAGAGGACCTGATCGGACAGAAGTTTCTTGGCCTTGAACGTCTTGACCGACAGTGCAATGCGGAAACTATCTCCCAAGTTTTGCTTCGCACCCTGGTCTAGGATCTCTTGCGCGGTCAACGCGCAAAGGTCAGCCGGAACGCACCAAAGAACTAGCCCGAGAAGGGCAAGGGTAAATCGTTTGTAAGTACGAAACATTACGCTTCAATCCACGACCGCGCCGGCAAGGAGCGGCGCGCGAAAGTATTGTGATAAAACGCTAGGTTACACAGATCTCAGATGATCAAATATGTGTATTTCACTTAATATCATAAAAATACTGATTTTGTCAACCGGATACTGTCACCGGAAAACTCAAAAAGCGGCCACCGCGGAAAGCCAGGAGGCCTGACTCTTCGCATGTTTGGGCCGGCACGCGGATTCGGCAGGGCGACCGTTGCCGCGCGGCGACACAGCGTGAATAGCAGCTTCTGTTACTGATGATTCCGCATTTTCGAGGGTGTAATCTACCATAGAGAAGGGGTTTATTTCAAGCTCGACGTGCGTGGTGTCGCAGGCTTTCAGTTACGGGTGGGCGTTGTCCTGTCATTGCGAGTGGCGAAATCCCGCGGAACGCGGGCGGGCAATCTTGGTTTTCGGCGGGACGGGCATCCGAGACTGTCTCAGAATTTATCAGCGCCGGAAAATGGTATAGCGCGGGGTGGCCCGGAGGCCACTGCCTCCGGGTTCCGAAGGAACAAGAGGGGCTGTTGCGAGGACATTACCCTGTCCAAAGACTGCCGGTGCCACTCGCAGGCTGGAAATCACCTCCTGTCGCTTTGCGACCCGCTGGTGGGACCGGCATCTTGCCGGTCATCCCAATAGACAGGCAGGAAGCCTGTCCCACCACACGTCCGGGCCACCCAAGAGGGACAATTGCCGGCCCCGTAACGCGGGTCCGCGAGTTGGTGGCCTTTTGAGACAGCGTTCTCGAAGCGCGCCGTACAAAAGAAATCTTCCGGCCACTAATTTTGGGACAGTTTCATCTTGCCCGTCATTCCAACAGACATGCGATCACGCTAATGGCGGGACTGTCCCACCTAGGGGGTTACCGCCGCCGGTCAAAAGCGGACCCGAATGAGAGAATAGTTGGCGCAAGGAGTTTGACGCTTTGTTTCCAGGCTGGTATATAATGATTCATGTGACTGTCGGGGAGATAACCATGCTTAGTTTCATCCGATTTGCTGCGGTTCCGGTCGTCCTCCTGAGTGCGGTCGTGTGGGCACAGGCGCAATGGCCTTTGGGGCGGGAAATGCCCCAGGTAGGAGCGAAGTCGGACGAGCAACACGGCCCGAACGTTACGGTGACAGGAAGGTTTCAAATCTTCGTTTCGCCGCAAGCGAAGGGCTATACGTTCATGCTGGACACCGACACCGGCAAGATCTGGGTGTTGAAAAAGGACAGCGCCTCCGGTGACTTCTCCATGCAGAGGATCCCGGTGGAGCAAGTGGACGGAGTCCAGACCGGCAAGGCGCCATCAAAGACAACGGAGAGCGGCAAATCTGAAACGTCCCGTGGCAATTAAGACCATTACCGGGCGCAGGAAAGTGGCCGGCCTGTTTCCCGTTCTTCGGAACTTCCCACTGATAAAGTAAAACGTGAGGCTCAGCCATGAAGAAGGATGGATATAAAGTAGCCGTGGTAGGCGCGACCGGAGCGGTCGGCAACACGATGGCAAGGGTTTTGGAGAAACGCGCGTTCCCGGTGAGCGAGATCGTCTTGCTCGCGTCCGGACGTTCTGCCGGGAAGCAACTCAAGTTCAAGGGGAAGGAATACCCTGTTCAGGAACTTAACGAATCATCATTCAAGGGAGTGGATATCGGCCTTTTTTCCGCCGGCGGGTCCATAAGCGCCAAGTTTGCTCCCATAGCCGCGGATTCCGGATGTGTGGTGGTGGATAATACAGCCCATTTCCGCATGGATCCCGATGTGCCGCTCGTGGTGCCGGAAGTGAACCCTCAAGCCATCGCCGGTTACACGAAGAAAGGCATTATCGCCAACCCAAACTGCTCCACCATCCAGATGGTGGTGGCCTTAAAGCCGCTGCACGATGCTGCCACCATAAAGCGCATTGTGGTCTCCACGTACCAGTCGGTTTCCGGAACGGGCAAAGAGGCCATCGAAGAGATGCTGGTACAGTCCAGACAGATTGCCAATGCTACGAACTGGACGAGAGAGGACGGCCTGGATCAGCTTCACGACTCTCTGTGCAACTTCCAGACTATGTCTACCGAGATTTATCCGCATCGCATTGCCTTTGAATGCTTGCCGCACATAGACGTGTTCCTCGAGAACGGTTACACAAAAGAAGAAATGAAAATGGTGTGGGAGACGGGCAAGATACTGGACCCTGCCATAAAGGTGACGGCTACAGCGGTTCGCGTTCCAATCTTTTTCGGACATTCCGAGTCAGTGAACATAGAAACCGAAAAGAAGATCACCGCGCAAGAGGCGCGAAATGTATTGTCCCGAGCGCCGGGCATAAGAGTAGTGGACGATCCGCAGAGAAACCAGTATCCCCTCGCGGCGCTCTGCGCCGGGGAAGATGACACCCTTGTGGGGCGGATTCGTGAGGACGAGTCCATTGCCAATGGGTTGAACCTCTGGGTCGTGTCGGACAATATCCTAAAGGGAGCGGCTCTCAACGCGGTGCACATTGCCGAGATACTGGTCGAAAGGTATCTGTGAAAGCCCCGTGGACGGATATTTGACCGCGCAGGCAGGGAGATGAAAGCCTGACATTCTATCGAGCGGTGCATCCATCCGATCCGAGTGCCCGCTGAATTTTCGCCCTGATTTTCCGCGGGAATTAAAGTCGCCATTCATCGGGATCAAGTGTCCCGTAATCTCTTCATCAATTCGTCGAGAACGAAAGGAGTGCGCATGAGCGCCAAGCGCGAAGCCGTCATCGTCAGCGCCACTCGGACGCCGTTGGGAGCATTCAACGGGAGTCTAACAACCTTCGGTGCCACCCAGCTTGGGGGGATTGCCATCGAAGAGGCCGTCAGACGCGCCAAGATAGACAAAACGGACGTGGATGAAGTCATAATGGGCCAGGTGCTGCCTTGCGGGTACGGACAAAATCCGGCTCGGCAGGCGGCTCTAAAGGCAGGACTGCCCTTCGAAACCCAATGCTTCACCATAAACAAGGTCTGCGGTTCCAGCCTGAAGGCGGTTATGCTGGCCGCGCAGGCCGTTCAGCTTGGCGATGCGGACGTGGTGATAGCCGGTGGCATGGAAAGCATGACCAACGCGCCCTATTACCTGGAAAAGGCGAGG includes these proteins:
- a CDS encoding aspartate-semialdehyde dehydrogenase translates to MKKDGYKVAVVGATGAVGNTMARVLEKRAFPVSEIVLLASGRSAGKQLKFKGKEYPVQELNESSFKGVDIGLFSAGGSISAKFAPIAADSGCVVVDNTAHFRMDPDVPLVVPEVNPQAIAGYTKKGIIANPNCSTIQMVVALKPLHDAATIKRIVVSTYQSVSGTGKEAIEEMLVQSRQIANATNWTREDGLDQLHDSLCNFQTMSTEIYPHRIAFECLPHIDVFLENGYTKEEMKMVWETGKILDPAIKVTATAVRVPIFFGHSESVNIETEKKITAQEARNVLSRAPGIRVVDDPQRNQYPLAALCAGEDDTLVGRIREDESIANGLNLWVVSDNILKGAALNAVHIAEILVERYL
- a CDS encoding radical SAM protein → MTAHRYGAALLEDIITYGACPNRSPKDPRVVLIHPPAISKRYLQTKFMPYGMAVLYAFLKEHSVPTVQYDFLMEYLFDAEEDIDYHNPEKTFSDRDFFGVLDGGGSHQGLAAFVEKYGSRLIQGAGIYAFSIVAYHQFWASLLLARYIRKVNPDAVIVFGGPFITIKPVKSFVPYGQADYWVKGSGEVPLLMLHRLHQETSLASKGDIPGIIFFDKGNLFQAPRSRLAAEEERAPDFEGLDLHRYRYNHPLTGEQTFFLPYRISKGCPSRCTFCTGRLVDRYDVKSVDKVVAELSGLSKKYRTSLFQFADASINGNPRRLAELCDRLAEVLPDIRWYSYAKVNGFTPDLLRKVKNAGCFSLFWGVESAHQPTVHLLGKRFDVDKMYDLIDEAISAGIKSYIHLMYNTPHESAGDVEGFIRLVDRYLRSEQVVFLPQRFLLEPQSLMTEAPQDYGLTNLREVGGSVFEREQFLYEEIDGSDHETIEARNQRNRDVLAYHLDLIRYRNMLDDQRSGLFRLFSPRLLVRSGRLLARNRVTDKLHTAFVRWIESNTRAIKEKL
- a CDS encoding outer membrane lipoprotein-sorting protein, which produces MFRTYKRFTLALLGLVLWCVPADLCALTAQEILDQGAKQNLGDSFRIALSVKTFKAKKLLSDQVLWLMARIDQGAAHIFVDFDAPPESKGMRFLLLVKDGQDPKALMYLPATGRTVPLAVDEPSADIGGTGLTMEDIQGFMPKGGDAPEIVREEALDGRDCYVIRVKLPNGAGERLLWVSKNDLLVVKSQQVDSAGTVKRIFRVVEFFKTDQGKEFPREEEILIPDKNIRIQLRQDSAVFGIEIPEGVMDPEKFGTFNWRG
- a CDS encoding permease; translation: MPAVAGLKKQGANNGACLSFLISTPESGVDSIALTYSLLDPIITVMRPFTAFVTALAAGLVENFAGGTYQRGRDIEAYRTCLVDACCDGTDCTPSEHAKHHTATEKLVAGFRFAFDELMNDLAGWFILGILLAGIINALVPESFVSANLGSGFLAYLGMLAVSLPMYICASMSTPVAAALILKGMSPGAALVLLMAGPATNMATIAMVGGILGRRTLGIYLGSIVICTMVAAFVLDLIYAWLGISAKVAAGASAGELVPVWLEWLAAAILAGLIIRVLWKKVDGARRTRPSALEASSPQTPCCDDPKAGGT